The following proteins come from a genomic window of Gemmatimonadota bacterium:
- a CDS encoding DUF2384 domain-containing protein, with product MTAKRLEARSTAEIVQWIREFLGLTYKQVGQITGTTTRTAQRWGNPTELSVPAEPHRARLQQLREVQRLLGVVFSDPSAGHDWLFSAVPALHGQRPIDLIRGGDVAAVTGILAGLHAGTFG from the coding sequence ATGACCGCCAAACGCCTCGAAGCCCGTTCCACCGCCGAGATCGTCCAGTGGATCCGGGAGTTTCTGGGGCTCACCTACAAGCAGGTCGGCCAGATCACCGGGACCACCACGCGCACCGCCCAGCGGTGGGGGAACCCGACCGAGCTCTCCGTCCCTGCCGAGCCGCACCGCGCCCGTCTGCAGCAGCTGCGCGAGGTCCAACGGCTCCTGGGCGTCGTCTTCTCTGACCCGAGTGCCGGGCACGACTGGCTCTTCTCGGCCGTCCCCGCGCTACATGGCCAGCGCCCGATCGACCTGATCCGGGGCGGTGACGTCGCCGCCGTGACGGGGATCCTCGCCGGGCTGCACGCCGGGAC
- a CDS encoding DoxX family protein, producing MSPTAAALLQTFVAMSVIYVWVVRYPAVLADFTAFGLPHWLRDLVGAAKLSAAVLLLGVGDNLEAIGAGIIAAFMAAALVTHLKIKNPLVKMMPSIGLGAGALVVLWYHLG from the coding sequence ATGAGCCCCACCGCCGCCGCCCTGCTGCAGACCTTCGTGGCCATGTCCGTGATCTATGTCTGGGTGGTCCGCTACCCCGCCGTCCTCGCCGATTTCACCGCCTTCGGCCTCCCCCACTGGCTCCGCGACCTGGTCGGCGCCGCCAAGCTCTCCGCCGCCGTCCTCCTCCTCGGCGTCGGCGACAACCTGGAAGCGATTGGCGCCGGCATCATCGCCGCCTTCATGGCCGCCGCCCTCGTCACGCACCTCAAGATCAAGAACCCGCTCGTCAAGATGATGCCGTCCATCGGACTCGGCGCCGGAGCGCTGGTGGTGCTCTGGTACCACCTGGGGTGA